The Halanaerobium praevalens DSM 2228 genome contains a region encoding:
- a CDS encoding long-chain-fatty-acid--CoA ligase: MLIGDIISKTANQKKEKIAAVLNDQKITYSKLEKKSNQLAHGLIDLGIKPSDMVSIMLPNSIEFLIAYTGILKSGATMVPLNISFKALAVEYILNNSEAKIIISSTKFLPLIKQCNLKSVENIILVDQKKSKQYLSLAEFNQQKETLPKLENIDQEFTAACLYTSGTTGQPKGAMLSHHNLIFDAQKTIEHLKVDATEKFICVLPMFHAFAETVCMLMPLFLGAEIVIVDRFLPEKVLKTIQAENVTFFAGVPTMYSALLNVKNKNKYDLSHLNLCISGGAAMPEQTMKDFEKTFKVKILEGNGPTEASPVAYVNPVDGITKTGSVGLPIPETEAKIVDENDKEVAIGQIGEIIVRGEHIMKGYYKMPEQTKITLRGGWLHTGDLGKMDEDGYVYILDRKKDMINVGGMNVYPREIEEQLYKNPKVKEAAVVATKDELRGEIPKAVIVLKDGATASEREIQKYCMKYFANYKIPKLVDFINELPKNATGKIDKKILSD; this comes from the coding sequence GTGTTAATAGGAGATATTATTTCTAAAACTGCAAATCAAAAAAAAGAAAAAATTGCAGCTGTTTTAAATGATCAAAAAATAACTTATTCAAAATTAGAAAAAAAGAGCAATCAACTGGCACATGGTCTGATAGATTTAGGAATCAAGCCATCTGATATGGTAAGTATTATGCTGCCAAATAGTATTGAATTTTTAATTGCTTATACTGGTATTTTAAAATCAGGTGCAACAATGGTGCCCTTAAATATTAGTTTTAAAGCTTTAGCAGTAGAATATATTTTAAATAATTCTGAGGCTAAAATAATTATTAGTTCCACTAAATTTTTGCCTTTAATTAAGCAGTGCAATTTAAAATCAGTAGAAAACATTATTTTAGTAGACCAAAAAAAATCTAAACAATATCTTAGTTTAGCTGAATTTAATCAGCAAAAAGAAACTTTACCTAAATTAGAAAATATTGATCAAGAATTTACAGCAGCTTGTCTTTATACTTCAGGAACTACCGGCCAGCCTAAGGGAGCAATGCTAAGTCATCATAACTTGATTTTTGATGCTCAAAAAACAATTGAACATTTAAAAGTAGATGCTACAGAAAAATTTATTTGTGTACTGCCAATGTTCCATGCTTTTGCAGAAACAGTGTGTATGCTAATGCCCTTATTTTTGGGAGCAGAAATAGTAATTGTAGATCGATTTTTACCAGAAAAAGTTTTAAAAACTATTCAAGCAGAAAATGTAACTTTTTTTGCTGGTGTACCAACAATGTATTCTGCTTTATTAAATGTAAAAAATAAAAATAAATATGATCTTTCTCATTTAAATTTATGCATTTCTGGTGGAGCAGCAATGCCAGAACAAACAATGAAGGATTTTGAAAAAACTTTTAAAGTTAAAATTTTGGAAGGGAATGGGCCAACTGAAGCCTCTCCAGTTGCTTATGTAAATCCTGTTGATGGCATTACAAAAACTGGTTCTGTAGGTTTACCAATTCCAGAAACTGAAGCCAAAATTGTTGATGAAAATGATAAAGAAGTTGCAATTGGACAAATTGGTGAAATTATTGTTAGAGGGGAACATATTATGAAAGGTTATTATAAAATGCCAGAACAGACTAAGATAACATTAAGAGGAGGCTGGCTGCATACAGGTGATTTAGGAAAAATGGATGAAGATGGTTATGTTTATATTTTAGATCGAAAAAAAGATATGATTAATGTTGGGGGAATGAATGTTTATCCTAGAGAGATTGAAGAACAATTATATAAAAATCCAAAAGTAAAAGAAGCAGCAGTAGTAGCAACTAAAGATGAGTTACGAGGAGAAATTCCTAAAGCAGTAATTGTTTTAAAAGATGGTGCAACTGCTAGTGAAAGAGAAATCCAAAAATATTGTATGAAATATTTTGCTAATTATAAAATACCAAAACTTGTTGATTTTATAAATGAATTACCTAAAAATGCTACTGGTAAAATTGATAAAAAAATTCTTAGTGATTAA
- a CDS encoding exodeoxyribonuclease III, protein MRIYSWNVNGIRAVKKKGFLDWINNEQPDILGLQEIRIQDHQLKDDLRDLDNYYSYFNFGQKKGYSGVALYTKIEPLNVWSGIGIKRFDYEGRVIGAEFEDFYLLNIYFPNGRSSKKRLNYKLDFYDAILDYSENLRKKGKEVVICGDYNTAHHPIDLHDPASNKKTSGFMPIEREWLDKLEEKGYLDSYRYFNPEKECYSWWSYRTKARSRNAGWRIDYHFVSAGLESKLINADILTEVMGSDHCPVTITLALDEKK, encoded by the coding sequence ATGCGAATTTATTCCTGGAATGTAAATGGAATAAGAGCGGTAAAGAAAAAGGGTTTTTTAGACTGGATAAATAATGAACAACCTGATATTTTAGGTTTACAAGAAATTAGAATTCAAGATCATCAATTAAAAGATGATTTACGTGATCTAGATAATTATTATTCGTATTTCAATTTTGGTCAAAAAAAAGGTTATAGTGGAGTAGCTTTATATACTAAAATTGAGCCACTTAATGTTTGGTCTGGGATTGGAATTAAACGTTTTGATTATGAAGGGCGAGTTATTGGAGCAGAATTTGAAGACTTTTATTTACTTAATATTTATTTTCCAAATGGAAGAAGTAGTAAAAAAAGGCTTAATTATAAATTAGATTTTTATGATGCAATTTTAGATTATAGTGAAAATCTCAGAAAAAAAGGCAAAGAAGTTGTGATTTGTGGTGATTATAATACTGCTCATCATCCAATTGATTTACATGATCCAGCTTCTAATAAAAAAACTTCTGGTTTTATGCCAATTGAAAGAGAATGGTTAGATAAATTAGAAGAAAAAGGTTATTTAGATAGTTATCGCTATTTTAATCCAGAAAAAGAATGTTATTCGTGGTGGAGTTATAGAACTAAAGCTCGTTCTCGGAATGCAGGCTGGCGGATTGATTATCATTTTGTTTCAGCAGGATTAGAATCTAAACTTATAAATGCAGATATTTTAACTGAGGTTATGGGCTCTGATCATTGTCCAGTAACTATTACTCTTGCTTTAGATGAAAAAAAGTAA
- a CDS encoding D-Ala-D-Ala carboxypeptidase family metallohydrolase: protein MKKLILVITLAAFILINIFSLTTYAFANEKASFSVIYNDLEIPFKIFSVFVLPKEKIKISIAKQDQNSNYRIKLGSKIYQSSTSFSWRAQAESGHYQVRLNKKNNYSKKDEILINVFVLTPYTKKEGEYFKNFRIGNYPQIPAAKKDSYSNPKGFLKIEKSMLDLNLTPHFKLRQFVTNQSQSFPQFIIIKEKLLLKLEYLLEEVNRAGYQADTFGIVSAYRSPYFNKKIGNKTALSRHIYGDAADIYIDNQVNSLMDDLNHDGQSDLKDAKILYNLALAFDQKEKFKALQGGLSCYAANGVRGPFIHIDTRGFHVSW, encoded by the coding sequence ATGAAAAAGTTAATCTTAGTCATAACTTTAGCAGCTTTTATTTTAATTAATATTTTTTCTTTAACTACTTATGCTTTTGCAAATGAAAAAGCAAGTTTTTCAGTAATTTATAATGATTTAGAAATTCCATTTAAAATTTTTAGTGTTTTTGTTTTACCAAAAGAAAAAATAAAAATTTCAATTGCTAAGCAAGATCAGAATTCCAACTATAGAATTAAATTGGGATCTAAAATTTATCAAAGCTCTACTTCTTTTAGTTGGCGAGCTCAAGCTGAAAGTGGTCATTATCAGGTTCGATTGAATAAGAAAAATAATTATTCCAAAAAAGATGAAATTTTAATCAATGTTTTTGTTCTAACTCCTTATACTAAAAAAGAGGGAGAATATTTTAAAAATTTTAGAATAGGAAACTATCCTCAAATTCCAGCTGCTAAAAAAGATAGTTATTCAAATCCAAAAGGTTTTTTAAAAATTGAAAAATCAATGCTCGATTTAAATTTGACTCCACATTTTAAATTAAGACAATTTGTAACAAATCAAAGTCAAAGTTTTCCCCAATTTATTATAATTAAAGAAAAATTATTACTAAAACTAGAATATTTATTAGAAGAGGTAAATAGGGCTGGTTATCAAGCTGATACATTTGGAATTGTAAGTGCTTATCGCAGTCCTTATTTTAATAAAAAGATTGGGAATAAAACTGCTTTAAGTCGGCATATTTATGGAGATGCAGCTGATATATATATTGATAATCAAGTTAATAGTTTGATGGATGATTTGAATCATGATGGCCAATCAGATTTAAAAGATGCAAAAATCCTTTATAATTTAGCCTTAGCTTTTGATCAAAAAGAAAAATTTAAAGCTTTGCAAGGAGGACTTAGCTGTTATGCAGCTAATGGAGTTCGAGGGCCCTTTATTCACATTGACACTAGGGGTTTTCATGTTAGTTGGTAA